The Triticum dicoccoides isolate Atlit2015 ecotype Zavitan chromosome 6A, WEW_v2.0, whole genome shotgun sequence genome has a window encoding:
- the LOC119319249 gene encoding transcription termination factor MTERF8, chloroplastic-like, whose translation MLHLRKRVLSGPPLPSTSPLLSLHRLISAAAPGVSPNPAFAVDDYLVRTCGLTRAQALKASAKLSHLKSPANPDAVIAFLAGLGLSGADVAALVARDPQILCAKLERTLAPNVAGLAGLGLSQAEIARFVSLAPDYLRQRSVVCKVEYYLPLFGSIDNLLRPLKYGSGFLGSHLERDVKPKVSILAECGLGACDIAKLFIRAPRILCASTERVLRMVACAERIGVPRGSGMFRQALHVVSYFSEDKIAAKVDYLKRTLGWSDADVGIAVSKAPFLLGKSRDMLKRRSEFLISEVGLQPAYIAHRPALLTYSLEGRLRPRYYVVKFLKENGLLKRDPSYYTIAKFTDKAFVEKCICPHKEDAPQLAEDYAAACKGEVPNSFRFKA comes from the coding sequence ATGCTCCACCTCCGGAAGCGCGTCCTCTCCGGCCCGCCCCTTCCTTCCACCTCCCCACTCCTCTCTCTCCACCGCCTCATCTCTGCCGCCGCGCCGGGCGTCTCCCCCAACCCTGCCTTCGCCGTCGACGACTACCTCGTCCGCACCTGCGGCCTCACCCGTGCTCAGGCACTCAAGGCCTCCGCTAAGCTCAGCCACCTCAAGTCCCCCGCCAACCCCGACGCCGTCATCGCCTTCCTCGCCGGCCTAGGCCTCTCCGGCGCCGACGTCGCGGCCCTCGTCGCCAGGGACCCGCAGATCCTCTGCGCCAAACTGGAGAGAACCCTGGCCCCCAATGTCGCGGGGCTCGCCGGCCTCGGCCTGTCACAGGCTGAGATCGCGCGCTTCGTCTCGCTCGCCCCTGACTACTTGCGCCAGAGATCCGTCGTCTGCAAGGTAGAGTACTACCTGCCACTCTTCGGCTCCATCGACAACTTGCTCCGGCCGCTCAAATACGGCTCCGGCTTCCTCGGCTCCCACCTCGAGAGGGATGTCAAGCCCAAAGTCAGTATCCTAGCAGAGTGCGGTCTAGGTGCTTGTGATATTGCCAAGCTCTTCATCCGTGCGCCGAGGATACTTTGTGCCAGCACAGAACGTGTCTTGCGGATGGTCGCGTGCGCCGAACGTATAGGTGTGCCCCGTGGATCTGGGATGTTCAGGCAAGCGCTGCATGTTGTCTCATACTTCAGCGAGGACAAGATCGCTGCCAAAGTGGACTACTTGAAGAGGACACTTGGGTGGTCTGATGCCGACGTTGGCATTGCTGTGTCCAAGGCTCCGTTTCTGCTGGGGAAGTCAAGGGACATGCTGAAGCGCAGGTCCGAGTTCCTTATCTCTGAGGTGGGGTTGCAGCCGGCCTACATTGCTCATCGCCCGGCTTTGCTCACTTACAGCCTGGAGGGCCGGCTCAGGCCCCGCTACTATGTTGTGAAATTTCTCAAGGAAAATGGATTGCTCAAGCGTGACCCAAGCTATTACACAATTGCCAAGTTCACTGACAAGGCATTCGTGGAGAAGTGCATATGTCCTCACAAGGAAGATGCACCACAACTTGCTGAAGACTATGCAGCTGCTTGCAAAGGAGAAGTGCCAAATAGTTTCAGATTTAAAGCATGA